Below is a window of Candidatus Neomarinimicrobiota bacterium DNA.
CGGGGAGCCGCTGTAAAAGACTACTTCAGCAAGGTTAGCTCCCGATACACGGTTATCATATTGGCTGTGCCAGACTCCGGTGGTAATTATAACTAATCCGGTCATTGTGCAAATTGTGAGAGTATCAAGAAATGGTCCCAACATACCGATTATTCCTTCTCTTACAGGTTCTTTGGTTTTAGCGGCTGCGTGAGCGATAGGCGCGGAACCTTGACCTGCTTCGTTTGAAAACAATCCTCTTTTGATACCCCACACTAAAGTCATTACCCAGGCAGAACCGAAAAAACCGCCCAACTTACCTTCCGGTGTGAATGCGCCATCGAAAATTGCTCTAAGTGCGGATGGGATGCTGCCTGCATTGACAAATAATATATACATAGCAGCTATGACGTATAATACGGTCATAAACGGTACAAGTTTACTTGTAACTCTGGCGAGTCTTTTAATACCGCCGACTATAACGAGCGCTACAAGAATGGAGAGCGCTATACCTGTAACAACAGGCGGTATTCCGAAATCGCGCTCCACAGCCGAAGCAACAGTATTTGACTGCACCATATTAGGTGTGTTGAATGAGCCGATTATCAGAACTATAGCAAAGGTAACTGCCATCCATTTAAATTTTGGTCCCAGTCCATACAGTATGGTGTACATTGGGCCACCCGAAGCAGAACCGTCTTCATTTATTTTACGAAATTTGTGAGCGAGAGTTATTTCAGCGTATTTTGTCGCCATACCGAAGAATCCTGTAACCCAGATCCAAAAAAGCGCTCCGGGACCGCCCCAATGAATGGCAGTGGCGACGCCTGCGATATTTCCAATTCCTATAGTAGCGGACAGCGCCGTGGATAAGGCTTGAAAATGAGTAACATCGCCTTCATCATCGGGATCATCGAATTTCCCCCTGATAACATCAATAGCGTGACGAAATTGTGTGAATTGAATAAGTTTCAGCCGAAATGTTAGAAATATTCCGGTTCCCACTAAAAGGATGATAGTAAACCACGGTTTAACATCCGAGCTTCCCCAGATATAAGCGTTTATAGAATCAAAAAAACTTTGAACCTCGTGCATTTATTCTCCTTAACAGTGACGCTGCATTATCCGGCAAGCCGCAGAATTATCTGTCTTAAATATCAACTCGATACAAAATTACATATTTTAATAATGTGTTATTCTCCTACTCTTGCACTCCAAGAGAAGTTCGATAATAGTTATTTAATCCCGATTAGTCAAGTTCATTTAATGGACGCCTAACATTTCAGTGTTTCGTCTTTTATATTTGGATTAGATTACTATAATAAATATATTTCTCAGGTTATCAGGTAAAGACTATATTGATAATAATTACTTTCAAGAATTAAAGGTATCGGATTATGAAACTGTTCGTAGGTAATTTGCCACCTGAAGTAAGCGCTGAAGAGTTACTAAAACTTTTTGAAGAACACGGCTGGGTGGACTCGGTGGAAATTATCAAAGACCATGAAAACGGTAAATCGATGGGTTTTGGATTTGTAATTATGTCTACATCCACCGATGCGCAAAAGGCGCTCGAAGGCTTAAACGACAAAGAGAAGTTCGGACGAATATTAGATGTGCATGAAGATAGAAGAGATAGAGCCGAAAGGCGTGAATTTAGCGAACGCCGTAGCGGAATTTTGCGAAGAAAACTTTCCGATAGACGCAAAGACAGCGAAAGACGGGATGAGGATGACAGGCGGCATGAACTTTAAGCCGCGGAAAGTCTTTTATTTATAACTTATTAAATATATCAGTCATTAAAGATCTACTAATATCAAAATTAATGTTATTGCGTTTTCTCCAATACAAAAAATCAATGCCGGTGATGGAAAACAGGTAAAAAAACCTGCTGGTAATGGACCGGTTGTAAATGCGCAATATCTATATGATGATCGGGATTTCAACTCGCTTGCAATATATGTTTCTACGAGTCGGTTACCATTAGGAGTATCAATTTGGGGGTTTACGGAGGTGAACGGCTCCCAAAATATGCCCGACGATAGATATAATCTCACACGTTCTTTATCAGAGTATCGTTTTTCATTCGATAAGATAGGTCGTATGGTCAACATAAAAGGTTTGGTAGCGCAGATAGAATACAACGATATTACTCCGGGAGGAGGAGAAATTCTCCGGTTCGGAATGGCTTATAGGCATACCATAGCAATTCCTTCAATGGGGAAAATCGGCGGATTAGACGGCTGGCTTCAGTGGCGTGCGAATCCCTTTGAAACTGACGGAGATGGCGGACAGGCAAGTCTGATCTATTATATTCCGCTTCACAAAAAAGCGCATATAAACGGATGGATTGACCTGAATTATGCAGAAGGTCATAGTCCCCGATGGGTAGTAGGTCCTTTTTTGAATCTATACTTACATCAAAGAATTTGGGCTGTGCTTAGATATCGATATAACGGCATAGATGATGCCTTCGGGTTAGACGGTACAGGTTGGGCATTAGGATTAAGGGCTGATTTTTAGCGGAAGTAAATTTAAAAAAAATAAAAATAAATTTGCAATTTATATATAAACACTTATACTTCTTATGCGGAACATCAGTTGCGCCATTTAAATTTTATACTATAGTTCTTAACCGGAATAGGAGGATGCCATTTGGCATTAAAATTAATTATTAAACAAAATAGGTTAATACTCTTAATCATTTTAAAACGGAGAAAACAATGAAATTACCATTCATCTTAATTTTATTTGCTTCAATAACAGTGTCATGTGAAGGTCCGGTTGGTCCACAAGGCATCCAAGGCGATCAGGGCATTGTAGGCGAACAGGGCATTGTAGGTGAACAAGGACTACAAGGAGAGAGAGGAGTCTCAATGACAATGTTTGATCACACTGTCGTACTAACAGATTATTATCTTAGCGAGCTTTTTGTAGATGTTAACGGACTACCGGTACAGATGGCCGGAATATTACATGACAGTATTAAGGTAACAAGCGACATAAGTGTGTTCATCGACAGAGGTACAATACAAATATGGCAGCCCCAAATTTATGCCGTTGAGATGAGCCAAGGAAAGATTGGTCTGGTGGATGTAAATGCTAACATATATCTAGGCGAAACATTACGAGTTATTGTCACGAATTAAATGGAAGGGTGAAGTGATTTATGATATTCGGCAATTTATTATTTTCTGTGTTAGTCATGATATTATTCCTTTCTCCAAAACTTGAAGTAGGGGAGACAGCCCCGCTATTTACCGGCTTATCTACCGGTGGTAAGACCATCTCTCTTGAAAAATATCGCGGCAGCTGGGTTGTACTTTATTTTTATCCAAAAGCTTTTACTCCCGGATGTACAGCCGAGTCTTGTAGTTTGCGGGATAAATATGAGATTTTAATCGCCAAAAAGGCGGAAGTTATCGGTGTCAGTTTCGATGATATAGAAACACAGGAAGAATTTAAAACGGCTCACAATCTTCCATTTGATCTCATCAGCGATCACGATAAGAAAATCGCTAAACTTTATGATGCAGTAGGATTTTTAGGTCTATACGCCAAACGTAAGACCTATATTATCGGTCCTGATGGCAAGATAGCCTATATATTTCAAAAGATAGATACGAAAAATCACTCGGAAGAAGTAATAGCGGTTATTGAAAAGCTGGATGAAATTCCGGAATAAAGCAGGTAATCTGAATTGGCATTAGAAATGAGACCGATTTGCGAGAGATGCGAGACAAAATTCTCGGATTATTCAGATGCATACATTTGCGCATTTGAGTGTACTTTCTGTCCCGAACGCATAAATGAACGATAAGTGAACGCATATTGTCAAATAGCGTGTCTTATTTTGACAA
It encodes the following:
- a CDS encoding sodium:alanine symporter family protein — encoded protein: MHEVQSFFDSINAYIWGSSDVKPWFTIILLVGTGIFLTFRLKLIQFTQFRHAIDVIRGKFDDPDDEGDVTHFQALSTALSATIGIGNIAGVATAIHWGGPGALFWIWVTGFFGMATKYAEITLAHKFRKINEDGSASGGPMYTILYGLGPKFKWMAVTFAIVLIIGSFNTPNMVQSNTVASAVERDFGIPPVVTGIALSILVALVIVGGIKRLARVTSKLVPFMTVLYVIAAMYILFVNAGSIPSALRAIFDGAFTPEGKLGGFFGSAWVMTLVWGIKRGLFSNEAGQGSAPIAHAAAKTKEPVREGIIGMLGPFLDTLTICTMTGLVIITTGVWHSQYDNRVSGANLAEVVFYSGSPQDVDLYNLDEQLVHSGTISVQDGVIQDDVWLFREKGDIGSPKVLTLSGMDGEESAFTGTLQLNDEGNIDLSSHDESLAISGQMLLTGANLTAQAFSTGLPGNWGNYFITFAVILFAFSTAIAWSYYGDRGVEFLVGKKGIKPYRILFTIAIFIGANLTINLAWTLGDIALGLMIVPNLIAILLLSPLTVKLTKEYISKYQGN
- a CDS encoding RNA-binding protein, which produces MKLFVGNLPPEVSAEELLKLFEEHGWVDSVEIIKDHENGKSMGFGFVIMSTSTDAQKALEGLNDKEKFGRILDVHEDRRDRAERREFSERRSGILRRKLSDRRKDSERRDEDDRRHEL
- a CDS encoding collagen-like protein translates to MKLPFILILFASITVSCEGPVGPQGIQGDQGIVGEQGIVGEQGLQGERGVSMTMFDHTVVLTDYYLSELFVDVNGLPVQMAGILHDSIKVTSDISVFIDRGTIQIWQPQIYAVEMSQGKIGLVDVNANIYLGETLRVIVTN
- a CDS encoding peroxiredoxin, with the protein product MIFGNLLFSVLVMILFLSPKLEVGETAPLFTGLSTGGKTISLEKYRGSWVVLYFYPKAFTPGCTAESCSLRDKYEILIAKKAEVIGVSFDDIETQEEFKTAHNLPFDLISDHDKKIAKLYDAVGFLGLYAKRKTYIIGPDGKIAYIFQKIDTKNHSEEVIAVIEKLDEIPE
- a CDS encoding DUF1272 domain-containing protein gives rise to the protein MALEMRPICERCETKFSDYSDAYICAFECTFCPERINER